The sequence ATTTTATTTTAATGGACAAGAATTATTCGGATACGAAGGAGAGCCAATAGCCGCAAGTTTAATAGCTAACGGAATAAAAGTTTTTCGATACACAGAAAAAAAACATAGGCCAAGGGGTTTCTTTTGTGCACTTGGCAAGTGTTCGTCGTGTTTGATGACAGTTAATGGGATACCTAATGTTATGGTTTGTATAGAACCCTTAAAAGAAGGAATGGATGTGAGGCGCCAAAAGGGCCGTGGTCGATTGGTGTAATTATGAACATAATAAAAGATTATGATGAAGTCTATGAAATTGTTATTGTTGGAGCTGGACCGGCAGGACTTTCTGCAGGAATTGTAGCTGGAGAGCTTGGGGCCCAGACTGTAATTATTGATGAAAATCCAATCCCTGGGGGTCAATTGATTAAGCAGACTCATAAATTTTTTGGTTCTAAGGAACTATATTGTGGAATACGAGGTATCGATATTCCCCGATTGCTAGTTAAAAATTTGCAATCAGGGAAAGTGAAATTAAAACTTAATACTTCAGTGATTGGATATTTTAAAGGCAATGTTTTAGGAGTTGTGACTAATGGTAAATTTTTAAAAATTTACGGTAAAAGAATTATATTTGCAACTGGAGCTTATGAAAATCCCTTGCCTTTTCCTAATCATGATTTACCCGGCGTATATGGTGCCGGGGCTGTCCAAACTCTGATGAATGTCCATGGAGTCCTCCCCGGAAGAAGGGCGTTAATGGTTGGTTCTGGAAATATCGGGCTTATTGTCAGTTATCAGTTAGTTCAAGCAGGAGTTGAGGTTGTCGCTGTTGTGGAAATTACCCAAAACATCAGCGGCTGGCATGTTCACGCAGCAAAGTTGCGGCGGTTAGGAGTGCCGATTTTGGTGTCCCATACGATAAAATGCGCTTTTGGTAAAAACTCGGTCGAAGAGGTTGTAATAGTAAAAGTTGATAAAAAGCTTAGACCCATTCGGGGTTCTGAAAAACGATTCAAAGTTGACATGATCTGTTTGGCTGTCGGTCTAAGCCCACTTACTGAATTGGTTTCCCAGGCAGGTTGTAAAATTATTTATATACCAGAGCTTGGTGGTTATCTTCCCTGGCACAATGACTTTTGTGAAACCTCTAATTCCACAATTTTTGTTTGTGGCGACCTTGCAGGTATTGAGGAAGCTTCGACAGCGATTCTGGAAGGAAGGATTGCCGGTGCTCGAGCTTATCAGAGTCTATACGGAATAGATCCAAAAAGCAATAAAATAATTACTGAGGCCCAGGAAATGCTTTCAGAATTTCGTTCTGGGTCATATGGCAAAAAAATTTTAAGGGGTAAGCAAATACTTAAAGACCACTTGTTTTATGAAACCGGTTAAGTTCTTTATAGTGATAGTTTTTCTTGTTTTGGCAGTTACGCTTATAATTTTGAGTTATTTTGGGCTTTCAGGAAAACTTAAGAAAGCTAAAGGTTACGAAGTTACGGTGTATTTTAAGGAAGTTTCAGGGCTTAAAATCGGGGCACCAGTAATGGTCCGGGGAATTGAAAAGGGTAAGGTACTTAAAATTACGCTGGACTCGTCATCTAAGTTTGTTTCAGTAAAAGTTTTGGTTAGTAGTGATGTTATTTTAACTGAAGATAGTTACTTTGCAATTCGAGCATTAAGTTATTTTGGGACTGATAAGTTCGTGAATATCACACCGGGCAGCGGGAAACCAGTAAAATCAAATTTTACATTTTATGGAACAAATGAAGTATTAGAAATGGAAACCACTTTTACCCAGTTGAAAAACATTATCGGTAAACTTGAAAGCATTCCTGTAGGGGAAATAGGTAAACACCTTACAATTCTTCAAAACAAACTTGACTCTGTTGTTAAGACTTTATCTTTTCCATTAACAACCGCCGCTGAAGGATTTTCCCGGTTAACTGTGAAATTTGATAGCTTAAGAAATTTTTTTATTCAAGAGGGTACTATTACCAAACTCATTAAAAGTGACGATTTGTATGAAGAAATTCGTCGAACTAATAATGAGTTAAATGAGTTATTAGTAGACATAAAACGTAATCCCCAGAAGTATTTTACTTTAAAATTATTTTAAGATGACTGCATACGAAATAATCCTCAAGAAACGAAATGGTCAAGAACTAAATTCCGCCGAAATTCAATATATGGTAAACGGGCTGCTTTCAGGTGAAGTTCCTGATTATCAATTTTCAGCATTTCTTATGGCAATCTACTTTCAAGGTATGAATTTTAACGAGACTAGTGCTTTAACTCAAGCTATGATTAATTCGGGAAAAGTGATTGATCTGTCAATTATACCTTACCCGAAGGTGGATAAACATTCTACAGGCGGGGTCGGTGATAAAGTATCTTTGGTTTTAGCCCCATTAGTAGCTTCGTTAGATGTTTGCGTGCCTATGATTTCAGGTCGCGCCTTGGGACATACCGGCGGCACATTAGACAAATTAGAATCAATTCCTAATTTTCGTACCGCACTAAGCGAAGATGATTTTATTAAAATTTTACAAAAGATAAATGTGTCCATAATTGGTGCCACAGAAGAACTTGTGCCAGCTGATAAAAAAATTTACGCACTCCGTGATGTGACAGCAACCGTGGATTCAATTCCATTAATTGCGGCATCAATTATGTCTAAGAAATTATCGGAGGGCATCGATGGGTTGGTTTTAGATATAAAAGTCGGACAAGGAGCATTTATGAAAACCCTTAGGGAAGCAAAACAGTTAGCTAGAGTGATGTGTGCTATCGGGCGGGTTAAAAACAAAAAGGTTACTGCCTTGCTAACAGATATGTCTCAACCTCTAGGAAACACAGTTGGCAACGCACTTGAAATTTGGGAGGCAATTCAGACTTTAAAAGGGTACGGGCCTAAAGACTTACAGGAAATTACTCTTGCTTTAGGAGCTGAAATGTTGAAAACTGCTCGGAATTTATCATATAATACTGCAAAAAAACTTCTTCGAAAAGCCCTTTTTTCTGGTCAAGCTCTTGAAAAATTTCGTATGCTAATTAAAATGCAAGGCGGTGATGAGCAGGTAATTGAAAATTATTCATTACTTCCTCATCCCAAATACAGACTTTCGGTAGCGGCGTCAAAAACAGGATATATCGCTAAACTTGATGCCTTTAAGGTTGGTATATTGTCAATAGAACTTGGATGTGGTCGCCGAACCGTTAACGATAAAATTGATCACAGTGCTGGCTTTGTTTTTAAAAAGAAAATAGGTGACAAAGTAACTAAAGGGGAAGAGCTTGCAGTGGTTTATGGTAATAATCTAGAAAAAGTCCGTTATGTGTCCGATCAACTTGTTTCCGCATATAAAATTGTACAAAAAAAAGTAAAACCACCAAAACTTATTTTAATAAAAATTACTAACCCTTAGTTTATCTTTATTAAGCGGCCAGTATTTAGCAAGTACCGTTCGGTAATTCCGACCAGATTAATTACTTCCCAATCATGTGTTACTAAAATTCCTGGAATATTTAATTTTTTGATTACCCCCGCGATGTGGGTAGTTGTATTAGTATCAAGTCCAGAAGTTGGTTCATCATAAAGAATGTAATTCGGCTCTAAAATAACTGCTCGTGCAATTGCAACTAATTTTTGCTCACCGCCGGACAGGTTGTAACATTTTCTTTTAAGTAAAAATGGAGATAGATTTAGTTTATCTAAAATTTGGTTGAGTTTTGTTATTATCTTCTGTTTCGGAAGATGGGTTTTTTCTAATAATGGCAAAGTAATATTTTCTTCTACTGTTAACGAATCAAACAAAGCTGAACTTTGGAATACATAACTTAAAACCACCTTATCTGGAACAATTACCGTTCCACTGTCAGGTTTTAATAGGCCGCTTACGATCTTTAATAAAACAGTTTTACCTGACCCTGTGGCTCCTAAAATTGCAATCAGATGATCTTTAATAATAAGGTTAACATTGTCTAAAATAGTTCTGCTGTCAAATTTCTTAGTAATATTTATTAACCTAATCATATCTAAAAAGATGCCAACGCAACTAAAAAATCCAAAATTAAAATTAGGATTGTTGCTGTAACCACAGCTTTAGTGACTGATTTACCGACTTCTCTAGTTCCGCCTTCGACCATAAATCCATGGTATAATCCAGAGGTGGCACACCAAAATCCAAAAATCGTTGATTTTATAAAACTAACCCAAAAGATCCGAGGTACAAACGGATGGGTGAGGCCATAAAAGAACACATCAATATTGGTGTTATACATTAACATGGCATAAATTGCACCAACCATTAAAGTGACAAAAAGCATTACACCATTTAATATTGGAGCTGCAATTATCGTAGCCAAAAGTCGCGGTTGAGCCAGAAAGTATTTGGGATCAATTTTCATTATTTTGAGCGCATCTAGCTGCTCAGCGATTTTCATGCTGCCGATCTCAGCAGTCATAGCCGAGACGGTCCGACCAGTAATTACCAACGCACTTAAAACCGGCGCCAGTTCAATCATTACCATACGACCTACGGTAAGTCCTAAAAAATATTTAGGAAGCATACCAGAGATTTGATAATGGGTTTGAATAGTAATTACTAATCCTAAAAACACCGAACTAATAAATATTAATGGTAATGATTCAACTCCGATTTCGTATAAATAATCAACAAACCGCTCAATAGTTCTTTTAGGTTTTCCTGGTGCCCAAATTACTAAAAACGGAAACTTAATAAAATTTAAAATTTCAGTTACAATTTTCATTACGCCACTCATCTTGAAACACTATCCATTGGGTTGGGTACTTTTTTATATACAAACCTAGCTGGCTAGCAATTAATTGATGGAGTTTGATGATATCAATATTTTGGGAATAGTTAAGCGGTTCTGCTAAAGCTTCAAAATAATTGCCTTCTTTGGTATAAACGAAGTAACCTAAAAGTAACGGCAGATTAAATTTTTTGGCCATATAGGCTGGGCCTAATGGTAATTTTTTTCGACCATTTAAAAAAGGAGTCTCAAGACCAGTACCAGTGACATCTCGATCTCCCAAAAGCACTATTATTTTTCGATTTTTAATTGCTTTTATAATTTTTCTTGTTTCAGAAGTTAAAATCGTTTCCATTCCTGTCTTTTCTCTCAGTTCATTTAGAAATTTTACTGGTTTCCCAACATCTTCAACAACAGCACAAAGCGGATACCCCAAAGCACCTAAATATATTCCAGCCAACTCCCAATTTCCCAAATGCCCAGTGACTAAGATGCCAGCAGTTTGATTTTTTACTAAATTATCTAGATGATGCAAACCACGAATTTGAACTCGGGAATGTAGATGGGAGAAGTTTAGTTTTTTAATAGCGAAAAAATCGATTAGAAACAAAATGTAATAGAAGAAAACTTCTCGGACTTTAGCCTGGGTTATTTCTTCACCTGTATAATAGAGATTTTTTTTGACGACTTTTTTAGGCCCCCAAAGCCAGGGATAACATATTAGAATCAATGCTTTACTAATAATGATTAACCAAAACCGCGGCACCAAAAGAGCGATCATTTGTAGTATACGATTAATTATTATTCGCACGTCGAAAGAATATTATTGGCTTAGAATAAAAAGTCAAGTGGCTTTTCTAGGGTTTCTTTAATTCTCTTTGCCAAATCCTCCGTAAATCCTTTAAGGGCACTTATTTCAGTTATTGAAGCTTCTCTTATTTTATCGATAGATCCAAAATGGGCTAATAACTGGGCCTTACGTTTTTTCCCGATGCCTTTGATATTATCGAGCACTGATTGTGCTAAAGCTTTCGAGCGCAATTTTTTATGGTATCGAATTGCAAACCGGTGAGCTTCGTTTCGAATTTGTTTTAATAATTTAAGTGCTGGTGAATATGCTGGGATGGAAACTATACAACCATTCGATGTGTAAAGGGTATCGGTACGCTTGGCGAAAGCTAAGAGGGCAGGTGGCGTCTTAAGCCGCGAATAAACTTTTTCGGCAACCGAAAGTTGTCCCTTACCGCCATCAATAAGTACGAGATCGGGAAGCGGGATACTTTCAGCTAGTTGTCTTTGGAGCCGGCGCGTTAAAACTTCTTCTAGCATCGCATAATCATTAGGGCCTAAAACGGTACGAACCCGAAACATTCGATAGGATTTCTTGTCGGCACGGGCGTGCCGAAACACCACTATTGAACCGGTGGCATATTCTCCGGTAATATTTGAAATATCAACGCCTTCAATTGTTTCTGGGGTTCTCGGAAGGTTAAGATACTTTTGTAATTCTAGTAATACTTGGGGCACTTTAGGACGCGGTACAAGTTCACAAAGACCTACTGAGGCATTGGTATTGGCTAACTTTACAAGTCGGACTTTAAGTCCGTGTTTTGGTACATATATTTTTACCTTCTTCTGGCGATGTTTTAAAAACCACTGCGTAAAGACTTCGCGGGTGGGGATTTCGGCGGGCAATAAAATTTCATCCGGGATATCATAAGTGTGAAGATAAATGGTTCGGAGAAGGCTTTCTAATATTTCTTGAGTTTCGGATTCTTTACTAAACACAAACGGGTAGTTTTCTTTTCCAATAATTTTTCCTTCCCGAATCTTTATTAAAGTAATTAAAGCATAAGATTGCGCGCGTCCTTGCGGATGGTCGGCACGGGCGATACCGAAAATATCCCGGGCAATAATATCAGTGAATACGGCCTCTTGTTTTTTAACGATATCGCGAAGTGCAAAAAGTTCATCGCGATATAAAGCCGCAGTTTCAAAATCTTCTCTTTCTGCAGCCTTACGCATCTTAGTTTCTAATTCATCTTCAAGTTCGGTTGATTTACCTCGGAGAAACGCTACGACACGGCTGATTCGTTCTTTGTATAATTCTTCTGAAATGTTTCCTTGGCAAGGGGCCAGGCATCGTTTCATTAAATAGTTAAGACAAGGTCGCTCTGGTTTTGTGAGCGGCAGCTTCTTTTTACAGGTGCGGATCTTAAAAATCCGCTGTAAGGTTTTTACAGCCCGACGAAGATTTTTAGCACTGGTATATGGACCGAAAAGCATCGAACCATCATTTTTTAAATTTCGAGTTGGAAAAATTCGCGGGAAATTCTCGTTAATTGTGATCTTCAGGTAAGGAAATTTCTTGTCATCTTTAAGGCGGATATTAAACTTCGGTTTATTTAGTTTAATTAGACTATCTTCTAAAATTAGGGCCTCAACTTCGGATTCGGTCTCGATAAATTCAAAATCAGCAATACTTCTTACTAGGGCGCTTCTTTGCGGATAAGCCTCTTCTTGAGTATAACTGCGTAGTCGCTCTCGGAGATTGGCGGACTTGCCGATATAAATAATTTTTCCGCGTTTGTCTTTTAATAAATAGACACCAGGGGAATTAGGAACGGTATTTAACTGTTCGGCACGTAACACAGATTATCTTGGTTGGATAAAAGTATTTTAACCTTTTACGACACCTAAGGGTCGCATCTTGGCGACTTTTTTAGAGATACCAGCCTTATGGCAGACATCGACAACAATATCAACATCTTTATAGGCATCCGGTACTTCTTCGCGCAATACCTCTTTTGAGGCCGCCATTACTAATATTCCTTGAGAACGCAGTTCGCGGGCAATATCCCGGTTGCGCGTTTCATCTAGGGCTTTGGTCCGCGACCAAACTCGTCCGGCACCATGGCAGGTCGATCCAAAGGTTTCCTCGAAGGCCTGTTGAGTTCCCAACAGGAGATAAGAATTACTGCCCATATCGCCTGGAATAATTACCGGTTGACCCAAGGGTTTATATTTTTCAGGTAGGGCGGGATGACCTGGGGGAAAGGCTCGAGTAGCGCCTTTACGGTGCACGCAGACTAATTTCTTTTGGCCATCGATAATATGTTCTTCAAACTTTGCAATATTATGTGCCACATCGTAGATTAGCTCCAACCCCAGTTCTTCCTGGGATTTTCCAAGCACCTGACTAAATGCCTCTCGTACCCAGTGTGTAATACACTGGCGATTAGCCCAGGCATAATTAGCTGCACACACCATCGCAGCGTAATACGCCTTACCTTCCGGGGAGTTTATTGGCGCACAAGCCAGCTGCCGGTCCGGCAAAGAGATACCATACTTTTGAACTGCTTTACCTAAATCTCGAACATTATCATCACAAATTTGATAACCTAAGCCCCGAGAGCCGGTATGAACCATCACGGTAATCATTCCTTTTTCTAGCCGGAAAACCTTGGCCGCAGCTTCATCGTAGATCTCTACAACCTCTTGAATTTCTAAAAAGTGATTACCGGCCCCCAAAGTGCCCAGTTGCGGCGCACCCCGTTCTAGGGCCCGCCGGGATATTTTTGAAGGATCAGCGCCACGCATTCGGCCATGTTCTTCAGTGTATTCTAAATCTTCTTTGGTGCCATAGCCTTTCTCATAGGCCCATTCGGCACCTTTGATTAAGACTTCTTTGACTTCTTCTTCAGAAATTCTAATCTTACCTTGCGAACCAACACCTGAGGGTACATTATGAAAGATCGCCCTAACCAGTTTTTCTAAGATATCTTGGTTAATATCTTTACGATAAAGGTTAGTGCGTAATAATCTTACCCCGCAATTAATGTCATAACCAACTCCACCCGGAGAGATCACTCCAGTCTCGGTATCAAATCCAGCAACTCCGCCAATCGGAAAGCCATACCCCCAATGGACATCAGGCATCGCCATCGAGGCCTTAAGAATTCCGGGCATGGTCGCGACATTAGCCACCTGTTCCGGCGCCATATCTTCTTTGACTTTATCGAGCAGCCGGGAATCCACATAGATTATACCATCGACCCGCATTTGGGCCTTATAACTCTTGGGTATTTTGTACCGACACTCGTCAATCTTTTCTAAAGGTCCACGCCAACCATTCGCCATAGATAAATTATAAACTGAGATTAATTATGTGTCAATAAAGAACTTGATACAAGAGTTCTTGGGGTTATTAGAAATAAACGCCGAGTTAGGAGTAAACTCAATTCTTCAGGCATGTTGAATTTTTAGGTCCTGTGTCACAAATTCTTTAAGATATAATTTCTGGGGTTTTAATAATTAGGAGCTTTTTAGGTATCGAAGATTAGAGCTTATAATCTGTTAAATAACCTATATAAGCCGTATCCCGGACCGTATGGGCACTGTGCCCCCCGAGGTAGGCATTTCGTTCTTAAGTTTCTATTTTTTTCTTATTACCCTTTTGACAAGAACTCTTATATATTATCTTCGAGGTTCGGTTAATCATTCTATATATTTAAGATGCCCAAAAAGGTCAATTTGGGGAAAGATTATTAAGAAAATTTTATTTCCTAAAAATAACGGTTTTCTTAGTTAGGCTTATGGGGTGATTTTGATATTTTATATAGTATATGCCAGCGGGTAAAGACCAAGTCGGTAGGGTAAGTTCATAAATACCAGG comes from candidate division WOR-3 bacterium and encodes:
- a CDS encoding (2Fe-2S)-binding protein, encoding MSKKTCNSLNFRIKEHPILEFKKGRLVKFYFNGQELFGYEGEPIAASLIANGIKVFRYTEKKHRPRGFFCALGKCSSCLMTVNGIPNVMVCIEPLKEGMDVRRQKGRGRLV
- a CDS encoding NAD(P)/FAD-dependent oxidoreductase, producing MNIIKDYDEVYEIVIVGAGPAGLSAGIVAGELGAQTVIIDENPIPGGQLIKQTHKFFGSKELYCGIRGIDIPRLLVKNLQSGKVKLKLNTSVIGYFKGNVLGVVTNGKFLKIYGKRIIFATGAYENPLPFPNHDLPGVYGAGAVQTLMNVHGVLPGRRALMVGSGNIGLIVSYQLVQAGVEVVAVVEITQNISGWHVHAAKLRRLGVPILVSHTIKCAFGKNSVEEVVIVKVDKKLRPIRGSEKRFKVDMICLAVGLSPLTELVSQAGCKIIYIPELGGYLPWHNDFCETSNSTIFVCGDLAGIEEASTAILEGRIAGARAYQSLYGIDPKSNKIITEAQEMLSEFRSGSYGKKILRGKQILKDHLFYETG
- a CDS encoding MlaD family protein; amino-acid sequence: MKPVKFFIVIVFLVLAVTLIILSYFGLSGKLKKAKGYEVTVYFKEVSGLKIGAPVMVRGIEKGKVLKITLDSSSKFVSVKVLVSSDVILTEDSYFAIRALSYFGTDKFVNITPGSGKPVKSNFTFYGTNEVLEMETTFTQLKNIIGKLESIPVGEIGKHLTILQNKLDSVVKTLSFPLTTAAEGFSRLTVKFDSLRNFFIQEGTITKLIKSDDLYEEIRRTNNELNELLVDIKRNPQKYFTLKLF
- a CDS encoding thymidine phosphorylase — translated: MTAYEIILKKRNGQELNSAEIQYMVNGLLSGEVPDYQFSAFLMAIYFQGMNFNETSALTQAMINSGKVIDLSIIPYPKVDKHSTGGVGDKVSLVLAPLVASLDVCVPMISGRALGHTGGTLDKLESIPNFRTALSEDDFIKILQKINVSIIGATEELVPADKKIYALRDVTATVDSIPLIAASIMSKKLSEGIDGLVLDIKVGQGAFMKTLREAKQLARVMCAIGRVKNKKVTALLTDMSQPLGNTVGNALEIWEAIQTLKGYGPKDLQEITLALGAEMLKTARNLSYNTAKKLLRKALFSGQALEKFRMLIKMQGGDEQVIENYSLLPHPKYRLSVAASKTGYIAKLDAFKVGILSIELGCGRRTVNDKIDHSAGFVFKKKIGDKVTKGEELAVVYGNNLEKVRYVSDQLVSAYKIVQKKVKPPKLILIKITNP
- a CDS encoding ATP-binding cassette domain-containing protein, giving the protein MIRLINITKKFDSRTILDNVNLIIKDHLIAILGATGSGKTVLLKIVSGLLKPDSGTVIVPDKVVLSYVFQSSALFDSLTVEENITLPLLEKTHLPKQKIITKLNQILDKLNLSPFLLKRKCYNLSGGEQKLVAIARAVILEPNYILYDEPTSGLDTNTTTHIAGVIKKLNIPGILVTHDWEVINLVGITERYLLNTGRLIKIN
- a CDS encoding ABC transporter permease codes for the protein MKIVTEILNFIKFPFLVIWAPGKPKRTIERFVDYLYEIGVESLPLIFISSVFLGLVITIQTHYQISGMLPKYFLGLTVGRMVMIELAPVLSALVITGRTVSAMTAEIGSMKIAEQLDALKIMKIDPKYFLAQPRLLATIIAAPILNGVMLFVTLMVGAIYAMLMYNTNIDVFFYGLTHPFVPRIFWVSFIKSTIFGFWCATSGLYHGFMVEGGTREVGKSVTKAVVTATILILILDFLVALASF
- a CDS encoding lysophospholipid acyltransferase family protein, yielding MRIIINRILQMIALLVPRFWLIIISKALILICYPWLWGPKKVVKKNLYYTGEEITQAKVREVFFYYILFLIDFFAIKKLNFSHLHSRVQIRGLHHLDNLVKNQTAGILVTGHLGNWELAGIYLGALGYPLCAVVEDVGKPVKFLNELREKTGMETILTSETRKIIKAIKNRKIIVLLGDRDVTGTGLETPFLNGRKKLPLGPAYMAKKFNLPLLLGYFVYTKEGNYFEALAEPLNYSQNIDIIKLHQLIASQLGLYIKKYPTQWIVFQDEWRNENCN
- the uvrC gene encoding excinuclease ABC subunit UvrC, translating into MLRAEQLNTVPNSPGVYLLKDKRGKIIYIGKSANLRERLRSYTQEEAYPQRSALVRSIADFEFIETESEVEALILEDSLIKLNKPKFNIRLKDDKKFPYLKITINENFPRIFPTRNLKNDGSMLFGPYTSAKNLRRAVKTLQRIFKIRTCKKKLPLTKPERPCLNYLMKRCLAPCQGNISEELYKERISRVVAFLRGKSTELEDELETKMRKAAEREDFETAALYRDELFALRDIVKKQEAVFTDIIARDIFGIARADHPQGRAQSYALITLIKIREGKIIGKENYPFVFSKESETQEILESLLRTIYLHTYDIPDEILLPAEIPTREVFTQWFLKHRQKKVKIYVPKHGLKVRLVKLANTNASVGLCELVPRPKVPQVLLELQKYLNLPRTPETIEGVDISNITGEYATGSIVVFRHARADKKSYRMFRVRTVLGPNDYAMLEEVLTRRLQRQLAESIPLPDLVLIDGGKGQLSVAEKVYSRLKTPPALLAFAKRTDTLYTSNGCIVSIPAYSPALKLLKQIRNEAHRFAIRYHKKLRSKALAQSVLDNIKGIGKKRKAQLLAHFGSIDKIREASITEISALKGFTEDLAKRIKETLEKPLDFLF
- a CDS encoding RtcB family protein, with protein sequence MANGWRGPLEKIDECRYKIPKSYKAQMRVDGIIYVDSRLLDKVKEDMAPEQVANVATMPGILKASMAMPDVHWGYGFPIGGVAGFDTETGVISPGGVGYDINCGVRLLRTNLYRKDINQDILEKLVRAIFHNVPSGVGSQGKIRISEEEVKEVLIKGAEWAYEKGYGTKEDLEYTEEHGRMRGADPSKISRRALERGAPQLGTLGAGNHFLEIQEVVEIYDEAAAKVFRLEKGMITVMVHTGSRGLGYQICDDNVRDLGKAVQKYGISLPDRQLACAPINSPEGKAYYAAMVCAANYAWANRQCITHWVREAFSQVLGKSQEELGLELIYDVAHNIAKFEEHIIDGQKKLVCVHRKGATRAFPPGHPALPEKYKPLGQPVIIPGDMGSNSYLLLGTQQAFEETFGSTCHGAGRVWSRTKALDETRNRDIARELRSQGILVMAASKEVLREEVPDAYKDVDIVVDVCHKAGISKKVAKMRPLGVVKG